A part of Acidobacteriota bacterium genomic DNA contains:
- a CDS encoding type IV pilus twitching motility protein PilT yields MGVTLHQLLKTMVEQGATDLHVTTNSPPQIRIDGVLIQLQLPPLTAGETKQLAYSVLTDNQKHRFEENLELDFSFGIKGLARFRANVFSQRGAVGAAFRLIPWEIRSFKELGLPDAAAMICEKPRGLVLVTGPTGSGKSTTLAAMIDKINRERNEHIVTIEDPIEYLHSHKKCIVNQRELHADTHSFANALRSVLRQDPDVVLIGEMRDLETIESALKIAETGHLTFATLHTNSAAQTINRIIDVFPFHQQPQVRAQLSFVLEGIFCQGLLPKAGGHGRVLALEIMIPNAAIRNLIREDKVHQIYSAMQTGQLKYGMQTFNQSLATLYFQKQITLETALSVSHNVDELQEMINRGAGLIYTPPKPGPTRVTRA; encoded by the coding sequence ATGGGAGTCACATTGCACCAGCTTCTCAAAACAATGGTCGAACAGGGAGCAACCGATCTTCACGTCACAACTAATTCTCCTCCCCAGATCCGCATAGATGGGGTCCTGATCCAGCTTCAACTTCCGCCATTGACGGCAGGAGAGACCAAACAACTCGCTTACTCGGTGCTGACCGATAATCAGAAACATAGGTTCGAAGAGAATCTGGAACTCGACTTTTCTTTCGGCATCAAAGGGCTGGCCCGTTTCAGGGCCAACGTCTTCAGTCAGAGGGGAGCGGTAGGTGCTGCTTTCCGCCTCATCCCATGGGAGATAAGGAGCTTCAAGGAGCTCGGGCTTCCCGATGCGGCCGCAATGATATGCGAAAAACCTAGAGGCCTCGTTCTTGTTACCGGGCCCACGGGAAGCGGAAAATCCACGACTCTTGCGGCTATGATCGACAAGATCAACCGCGAGAGGAATGAGCATATAGTAACCATCGAAGACCCCATAGAATATCTTCACTCCCACAAGAAATGCATCGTCAACCAGAGGGAGCTGCATGCGGACACGCATTCTTTTGCAAATGCTCTTCGCTCCGTTCTCAGGCAGGACCCGGACGTCGTACTCATCGGTGAGATGAGAGACCTGGAGACGATTGAATCGGCGTTGAAGATTGCCGAGACCGGACATCTCACATTTGCCACGCTTCATACCAACTCCGCCGCGCAGACCATCAACAGAATCATCGATGTCTTCCCATTCCACCAGCAACCCCAGGTCCGAGCCCAGCTTTCCTTTGTTCTCGAGGGGATCTTCTGCCAGGGCCTCCTGCCAAAAGCTGGAGGACATGGTCGTGTCTTGGCTCTGGAGATAATGATTCCCAATGCAGCAATCCGGAACCTCATCAGGGAAGACAAGGTGCATCAGATTTACTCAGCCATGCAGACAGGGCAGTTGAAATATGGCATGCAGACGTTCAACCAATCGCTCGCCACGCTTTATTTCCAGAAACAGATCACTCTGGAAACGGCCCTGTCGGTTTCTCATAACGTGGATGAGCTTCAGGAGATGATCAACCGTGGTGCTGGGCTCATCTATACGCCACCGAAACCTGGACCTACAAGGGTGACCAGGGCGTAA